A window from Montipora capricornis isolate CH-2021 chromosome 7, ASM3666992v2, whole genome shotgun sequence encodes these proteins:
- the LOC138057779 gene encoding uncharacterized protein, translating to MHSSTTRYGNLMSKEKSLKHAFLCASYDRWERAGIMNDRENARLQKQHRNIETLRNNTVKEHAAEKNRVKSRMESLRKTALCRAQSLDNVASLQRVDDLNDDLRLPKLPMPIGKEMSREMDMHSTGAGSDEQKSTQLPVISASSPQCKRIFKTGEIKPGNAELTFFLPKRAKSHSELRFSERKRFEDINVNEKMNSVQNKEVTVKTDEQKLFEDNSQYTDVLELRNLQGNRRFIARTRSLSTAVNNSIDERINSFLGSVENCRISSSESQEE from the coding sequence ATGCACTCCTCTACGACGAGATATGGAAATTTGATGTCAAAAGAAAAGAGTTTGAAACACGCTTTTCTCTGTGCGAGTTATGATCGCTGGGAGCGTGCAGGGATCATGAACGACCGAGAGAATGCGAGACTTCAGAAACAACATCGTAACATTGAAACGCTAAGAAACAACACAGTAAAGGAGCATGCGGCGGAAAAGAATAGAGTCAAATCTCGTATGGAGAGTTTGCGTAAGACTGCTCTCTGTCGGGCGCAATCGCTAGACAATGTGGCTTCACTTCAGAGAGTTGATGATTTAAATGATGATCTTCGACTGCCCAAGCTTCCAATGCCCATCGGCAAAGAAATGTCTCGGGAAATGGATATGCATTCTACTGGCGCCGGAAGTGACGAGCAGAAATCCACGCAGCTTCCGGTAATCTCCGCGAGTAGCCCTCAATGTAAAAGGATTTTTAAAACTGGAGAGATTAAACCAGGGAATGCAGAATTAACGTTTTTTCTTCCAAAGAGAGCTAAGTCACATAGTGAACTACGGTTTAGTGAACGGAAACGCTTTGAAGATATTAACGTAAACGAAAAAATGAATTCTGTTCAAAATAAGGAGGTTACAGTTAAGACTGATGAGCAAAAACTCTTTGAAGACAATAGTCAGTACACAGATGTCTTAGAATTACGTAATTTGCAAGGCAATAGACGATTTATTGCTCGGACACGAAGCCTCAGTACAGCGGTGAATAACAGTATTGATGAGAGAATTAATTCGTTTCTTGGGAGTGTGGAGAACTGTCGCATATCGAGCTCGGAATCGCAGGAGGAATAA
- the LOC138056576 gene encoding mediator of RNA polymerase II transcription subunit 1-like isoform X1 has protein sequence MAATVDARTCGSCCLKLKELVSTYEQELGLKGKEFNGTKIHAFGSLNFYSEHSKFTDLLNSIRSKCQSCASWPDPAKAIRASLERQQQIDNLAPVKNYISECLGKLQSAMTEKSIKVVTQRLEAITKKVGLKFIENGRDVFINSDMFYVEVRMEANGTVSEVKVAHTGDPESCPELTRILRDGDYDEFLCHLRGLCDLYQLSRDTFQKPKFLAALKAVETDINLMANLFGTDLSSTEAIIRCPVGFLIPRQGGRRMRLVYFASPYELLDVDRPGQDRQFTREDPPLRDFGYQVAVSLEQSQKTTLPISPLMLEPVGLNMLGWDSRLDCIKYQALNDNNSEEFNASFVLELCKPLPASVEVVQKIHEVVCKAGNFSHSSRIPIDSLIIKEHLKDKNVSLGDYENTFYASLPQHHHTYHVTENQSTPDELVQPSGMGLLLYRIAFTHPSHIRKVLELLRRQAMFNTLLSSAFRSHKPLNKKPGCEEYRFELRASDPFTLTITFEHPCTSSMASIDFFVTPDLTVKATLNTVHGKPLFCSNDYISRVTQRCLSIPAAMRCIIRKAQSVKLDELPVKTSEELPLPVGFVQPSTKLASLSLPPSAALFGAAVGTPSNPNTPVFHGTSPSFTSFTLETPSPTFSAFPFSSISPTFSFSATDVNASSGASETTMNFGRQEKKPNTPKQSNLANPLKILLKRKRADEYVIEKGPVTDELPKNEAKTPGDQQGMGSFGKGSDNSIAEAMDTENFAFDLAAVSAANFVVGTTFQDAAAGLGGSSGNGPGVAATESIAGSSGLGIVPGGIEGLPASADLFDIGAAGADGTDLEGILQNLSGASHLPPGIVPGGSALDFDTGLGPGLDVSDPGFDIDAAIDASAAVSDPSIAGAAAAFDVDSTLDFDLDHIAAVGGLPPDVTSGADLLAVSGLGTGEGSVDMDIPGTSQSKIQGLG, from the exons ATGGCTGCCACAGTGGATGCGAGAACATGTGGATCCTGCTGTTTGAAGCTAAAGGAACTTGTCAGTACCTACGAACAAGAATTAGGCTTGAAAGGGAAAGAATTTAATGGAACCAAAA tCCATGCATTTGGATCGCTCAACTTCTACTCCGAGCACAGCAAGTTCACAGATTTGCTTAACAGTATCAGATCAAAATGCCAGAGCTGTGCAAGCTGGCCCGACCCAGCAAAAGCCATACGAGCTTCTTTG gaAAGACAACAGCAAATTGATAATCTAGCCCCAGTAAAGAACTACATTTCAGAATGTTTAGGCAAACTGCAAAGTGCGATGACAG AGAAATCTATCAAAGTTGTTACTCAGAGACTTGAAGCAATCACAAAAAAAGTTGG gctgaaatttattgaaaatggGAGAGATGTCTTCATCAATTCAGACATGTTTTATGTTGAG GTGCGAATGGAAGCTAATGGAACTGTCTCTGAAGTTAAGGTGGCACACACTGGGGATCCAGAG AGTTGTCCTGAACTAACAAGAATCCTAAG GGATGGTGATTATGATGAGTTTTTGTGTCATTTGCGAGGGCTGTGTGATCTGTACCAGCTGTCCCGTGATAC aTTTCAAAAGCCCAAGTTCCTTGCAGCTTTGAAAGCAGTTGAGACTGATATCAATTTGATGGCAAATCTTTTTgg CACAGACTTGAGTTCAACTGAAGCAATCATTCGCTGTCCAGTTGGATTTCTAATTCCAAGACAAGGAG GTCGACGCATGCGGTTGGTTTATTTTGCTTCCCCATATGAGTTATTGGATGTAGACAGACCAGGGCAGGATCGGCAATTCACAAGGGAAG ACCCACCTCTAAGGGACTTTGGTTACCAAGTGGCTGTATCACTGGAGCAATCCCAGAAGACCACACTACCCATCAGTCCATTGATGTTAGAGCCAGTGGGTTTGAACATGCTGGGATGGGATTCCAGGTTAGACTG CATCAAATATCAAGCACTGAATGACAACAACAGTGAGGAATTTAATGCATCGTTCGTACTTGAGCTTTGCAAGCCACTACCCGCTTCCGTTGAGGTTGTCCAAAAGATCCATGAAGTTGTTTGTAAAGCAG GCAATTTTTCACACTCTTCTAGAATCCCAATAGATAGTCTCATAATCAAGGAG CACTTGAAAGACAAGAATGTTTCGCTTGGTGATTATGAAAATACTTTTTATGCG AGCTTACCTCAACATCATCACACGTATCACGTAACAGAGAACCAATCAACACCGGACGAGCTCGTGCAGCCTTCTGGGATGGGTTTATTATTGTACAGAATCGCATTCACTCACCCAAGTCACATCCGTAAAGTACTGGAG TTGTTGCGAAGACAAGCCATGTTTAACACGCTTTTATCCAGCGCGTTCAGAAGCCACAAACCTTTGAACAAGA AGCCAGGCTGTGAGGAATACCGTTTTGAGTTACGCGCGTCTGATCCTTTTACTCTGACCATTACCTTTGAACATCCCTGCACGTCAAGTATGGCCTCGA TTGATTTCTTCGTGACGCCAGATCTCACAGTCAAAGCAACACTCAACACAGTCCATGGAAAGCCACTCTTCTGTTCCAACGATTATATATCAAGAGTTACCCAAAG GTGTCTATCAATTCCAGCCGCAATGCGTTGTATCATAAGAAAAGCACAAAGTGTTAAACTGGACGAACTTCCGGTCAAGACTAGTGAGGAACTTCCACTTCCGGTCGGCTTTGTTCAACCGTCCACCAAGCTTGCCAGTCTTTCTCTTCCACCCAGTGCAGCTTTGTTTGGCGCCGCAGTGGGTACTCCATCCAACCCGAATACCCCAGTTTTTCACGGCACATCACCGTCTTTCACGTCATTTACTTTGGAGACGCCTTCCCCAACCTTCAGTGCTTTTCCCTTTTCTTCAATTTCTCCAACATTCTCATTCTCAGCCACTGACGTCAACGCTAGCTCAGGTGCATCTGAGACAACGATGAATTTTGGAAGACAAGAGAAAAAGCCTAACACTCCGAAACAATCGAATCTTGCAAATCCGCTAAAAATTTTGCTAAAACGAAAACGAGCCGACGAGTACGTCATCGAAAAGGGCCCGGTTACCGATGAACTTCCGAAGAACGAGGCAAAAACTCCGGGTGATCAGCAGGGGATGGGATCCTTTGGAAAAGGTAGTGATAACAGCATTGCTGAAGCAATGGATACGGAAAACTTCGCCTTCGATCTCGCTGCAGTTTCAGCAGCTAATTTCGTTGTTGGAACAACATTCCAAGATGCAGCAGCGGGACTGGGTGGGTCCTCTGGCAATGGCCCTGGTGTTGCAGCGACTGAGTCCATCGCTGGTTCGAGTGGGTTGGGTATTGTACCCGGGGGTATCGAGGGATTACCTGCCTCGGCCGATTTGTTTGATATTGGAGCCGCTGGCGCTGACGGAACAGATTTGGAAGGGATTCTTCAAAATCTATCTGGAGCCTCACACCTTCCCCCTGGGATTGTACCTGGCGGCTCAGCATTGGATTTTGACACAGGATTGG GACCAGGACTTGACGTTTCTGACCCAGGCTTCGACATCGACGCGGCCATTGACGCCAGTGCCGCTGTTTCTGACCCAAGCATTGCGGGAGCTGCAG CCGCCTTCGACGTGGACTCAACGTTGGACTTCGACCTCGATCATATTGCGGCTGTGGGTGGCCTACCTCCTGACGTCACGAGTGGAGCCGATCTTCTGGCCGTTAGTGGACTGGGCACCGGGGAGGGTTCTGTCGATATGGATATACCCGGGACATCGCAATCGAAAATACAAGGGCTTGGGTAG
- the LOC138056576 gene encoding mediator of RNA polymerase II transcription subunit 1-like isoform X2, with the protein MAATVDARTCGSCCLKLKELVSTYEQELGLKGKEFNGTKIHAFGSLNFYSEHSKFTDLLNSIRSKCQSCASWPDPAKAIRASLERQQQIDNLAPVKNYISECLGKLQSAMTEKSIKVVTQRLEAITKKVGLKFIENGRDVFINSDMFYVEVRMEANGTVSEVKVAHTGDPESCPELTRILRDGDYDEFLCHLRGLCDLYQLSRDTFQKPKFLAALKAVETDINLMANLFGTDLSSTEAIIRCPVGFLIPRQGGRRMRLVYFASPYELLDVDRPGQDRQFTREDPPLRDFGYQVAVSLEQSQKTTLPISPLMLEPVGLNMLGWDSSIKYQALNDNNSEEFNASFVLELCKPLPASVEVVQKIHEVVCKAGNFSHSSRIPIDSLIIKEHLKDKNVSLGDYENTFYASLPQHHHTYHVTENQSTPDELVQPSGMGLLLYRIAFTHPSHIRKVLELLRRQAMFNTLLSSAFRSHKPLNKKPGCEEYRFELRASDPFTLTITFEHPCTSSMASIDFFVTPDLTVKATLNTVHGKPLFCSNDYISRVTQRCLSIPAAMRCIIRKAQSVKLDELPVKTSEELPLPVGFVQPSTKLASLSLPPSAALFGAAVGTPSNPNTPVFHGTSPSFTSFTLETPSPTFSAFPFSSISPTFSFSATDVNASSGASETTMNFGRQEKKPNTPKQSNLANPLKILLKRKRADEYVIEKGPVTDELPKNEAKTPGDQQGMGSFGKGSDNSIAEAMDTENFAFDLAAVSAANFVVGTTFQDAAAGLGGSSGNGPGVAATESIAGSSGLGIVPGGIEGLPASADLFDIGAAGADGTDLEGILQNLSGASHLPPGIVPGGSALDFDTGLGPGLDVSDPGFDIDAAIDASAAVSDPSIAGAAAAFDVDSTLDFDLDHIAAVGGLPPDVTSGADLLAVSGLGTGEGSVDMDIPGTSQSKIQGLG; encoded by the exons ATGGCTGCCACAGTGGATGCGAGAACATGTGGATCCTGCTGTTTGAAGCTAAAGGAACTTGTCAGTACCTACGAACAAGAATTAGGCTTGAAAGGGAAAGAATTTAATGGAACCAAAA tCCATGCATTTGGATCGCTCAACTTCTACTCCGAGCACAGCAAGTTCACAGATTTGCTTAACAGTATCAGATCAAAATGCCAGAGCTGTGCAAGCTGGCCCGACCCAGCAAAAGCCATACGAGCTTCTTTG gaAAGACAACAGCAAATTGATAATCTAGCCCCAGTAAAGAACTACATTTCAGAATGTTTAGGCAAACTGCAAAGTGCGATGACAG AGAAATCTATCAAAGTTGTTACTCAGAGACTTGAAGCAATCACAAAAAAAGTTGG gctgaaatttattgaaaatggGAGAGATGTCTTCATCAATTCAGACATGTTTTATGTTGAG GTGCGAATGGAAGCTAATGGAACTGTCTCTGAAGTTAAGGTGGCACACACTGGGGATCCAGAG AGTTGTCCTGAACTAACAAGAATCCTAAG GGATGGTGATTATGATGAGTTTTTGTGTCATTTGCGAGGGCTGTGTGATCTGTACCAGCTGTCCCGTGATAC aTTTCAAAAGCCCAAGTTCCTTGCAGCTTTGAAAGCAGTTGAGACTGATATCAATTTGATGGCAAATCTTTTTgg CACAGACTTGAGTTCAACTGAAGCAATCATTCGCTGTCCAGTTGGATTTCTAATTCCAAGACAAGGAG GTCGACGCATGCGGTTGGTTTATTTTGCTTCCCCATATGAGTTATTGGATGTAGACAGACCAGGGCAGGATCGGCAATTCACAAGGGAAG ACCCACCTCTAAGGGACTTTGGTTACCAAGTGGCTGTATCACTGGAGCAATCCCAGAAGACCACACTACCCATCAGTCCATTGATGTTAGAGCCAGTGGGTTTGAACATGCTGGGATGGGATTCCAG CATCAAATATCAAGCACTGAATGACAACAACAGTGAGGAATTTAATGCATCGTTCGTACTTGAGCTTTGCAAGCCACTACCCGCTTCCGTTGAGGTTGTCCAAAAGATCCATGAAGTTGTTTGTAAAGCAG GCAATTTTTCACACTCTTCTAGAATCCCAATAGATAGTCTCATAATCAAGGAG CACTTGAAAGACAAGAATGTTTCGCTTGGTGATTATGAAAATACTTTTTATGCG AGCTTACCTCAACATCATCACACGTATCACGTAACAGAGAACCAATCAACACCGGACGAGCTCGTGCAGCCTTCTGGGATGGGTTTATTATTGTACAGAATCGCATTCACTCACCCAAGTCACATCCGTAAAGTACTGGAG TTGTTGCGAAGACAAGCCATGTTTAACACGCTTTTATCCAGCGCGTTCAGAAGCCACAAACCTTTGAACAAGA AGCCAGGCTGTGAGGAATACCGTTTTGAGTTACGCGCGTCTGATCCTTTTACTCTGACCATTACCTTTGAACATCCCTGCACGTCAAGTATGGCCTCGA TTGATTTCTTCGTGACGCCAGATCTCACAGTCAAAGCAACACTCAACACAGTCCATGGAAAGCCACTCTTCTGTTCCAACGATTATATATCAAGAGTTACCCAAAG GTGTCTATCAATTCCAGCCGCAATGCGTTGTATCATAAGAAAAGCACAAAGTGTTAAACTGGACGAACTTCCGGTCAAGACTAGTGAGGAACTTCCACTTCCGGTCGGCTTTGTTCAACCGTCCACCAAGCTTGCCAGTCTTTCTCTTCCACCCAGTGCAGCTTTGTTTGGCGCCGCAGTGGGTACTCCATCCAACCCGAATACCCCAGTTTTTCACGGCACATCACCGTCTTTCACGTCATTTACTTTGGAGACGCCTTCCCCAACCTTCAGTGCTTTTCCCTTTTCTTCAATTTCTCCAACATTCTCATTCTCAGCCACTGACGTCAACGCTAGCTCAGGTGCATCTGAGACAACGATGAATTTTGGAAGACAAGAGAAAAAGCCTAACACTCCGAAACAATCGAATCTTGCAAATCCGCTAAAAATTTTGCTAAAACGAAAACGAGCCGACGAGTACGTCATCGAAAAGGGCCCGGTTACCGATGAACTTCCGAAGAACGAGGCAAAAACTCCGGGTGATCAGCAGGGGATGGGATCCTTTGGAAAAGGTAGTGATAACAGCATTGCTGAAGCAATGGATACGGAAAACTTCGCCTTCGATCTCGCTGCAGTTTCAGCAGCTAATTTCGTTGTTGGAACAACATTCCAAGATGCAGCAGCGGGACTGGGTGGGTCCTCTGGCAATGGCCCTGGTGTTGCAGCGACTGAGTCCATCGCTGGTTCGAGTGGGTTGGGTATTGTACCCGGGGGTATCGAGGGATTACCTGCCTCGGCCGATTTGTTTGATATTGGAGCCGCTGGCGCTGACGGAACAGATTTGGAAGGGATTCTTCAAAATCTATCTGGAGCCTCACACCTTCCCCCTGGGATTGTACCTGGCGGCTCAGCATTGGATTTTGACACAGGATTGG GACCAGGACTTGACGTTTCTGACCCAGGCTTCGACATCGACGCGGCCATTGACGCCAGTGCCGCTGTTTCTGACCCAAGCATTGCGGGAGCTGCAG CCGCCTTCGACGTGGACTCAACGTTGGACTTCGACCTCGATCATATTGCGGCTGTGGGTGGCCTACCTCCTGACGTCACGAGTGGAGCCGATCTTCTGGCCGTTAGTGGACTGGGCACCGGGGAGGGTTCTGTCGATATGGATATACCCGGGACATCGCAATCGAAAATACAAGGGCTTGGGTAG
- the LOC138056581 gene encoding uncharacterized protein isoform X2, with protein sequence MKLKAQTNRHHLTKGMKADLLLNIAAWLLLTITQGQSIRCFSCHDSENNPSCRRRMMELDCSLHAEFGDTYDSCFSMTAYNGKSRKQIKDCAIRSGCKELEDILCEDFKKKKNYTCRVDCCEDDLCNEYGTVEQVYSAGNIMTYHIQIILLSFAVFLRIIYLF encoded by the exons GCACAGACGAATCGTCATCACTTGACTAAAGGAATGAAGGCAGACTTGCTATTGAACATCGCTGCGTGGTTACTTCTAACCATAACGCAAG GCCAATCCATAAGATGTTTTTCGTGCCACGATTCTGAAAATAACCCAAGTTGCAGAAGGCGTATGATGGAATTAGACTGTTCCTTGCACGCTGAGTTCGGAGACACATATGACTCGTGTTTCTCAATGACAGCATACAACGGCAAGAGTAGGAAACAGATCAAAGATTGCGCCATTAGATCGGGATGCAAAGAACTAGAAGATATCCTATGCGAAGActtcaagaagaaaaaaaattatacttGTAGAGTCGATTGCTGTGAAGATGATTTATGCAACGAGTATGGTACTGTTGAGCAAGTTTACAGCGCTGGAAATATTATGACATATCATATACAAATTATACTTCTAAGTTTTGCCGTATTTCTTAGGATTATCTACCTCTTCTAG
- the LOC138056581 gene encoding uncharacterized protein isoform X1, with translation MTYSPDCHQKGERKIGAQTNRHHLTKGMKADLLLNIAAWLLLTITQGQSIRCFSCHDSENNPSCRRRMMELDCSLHAEFGDTYDSCFSMTAYNGKSRKQIKDCAIRSGCKELEDILCEDFKKKKNYTCRVDCCEDDLCNEYGTVEQVYSAGNIMTYHIQIILLSFAVFLRIIYLF, from the exons GCACAGACGAATCGTCATCACTTGACTAAAGGAATGAAGGCAGACTTGCTATTGAACATCGCTGCGTGGTTACTTCTAACCATAACGCAAG GCCAATCCATAAGATGTTTTTCGTGCCACGATTCTGAAAATAACCCAAGTTGCAGAAGGCGTATGATGGAATTAGACTGTTCCTTGCACGCTGAGTTCGGAGACACATATGACTCGTGTTTCTCAATGACAGCATACAACGGCAAGAGTAGGAAACAGATCAAAGATTGCGCCATTAGATCGGGATGCAAAGAACTAGAAGATATCCTATGCGAAGActtcaagaagaaaaaaaattatacttGTAGAGTCGATTGCTGTGAAGATGATTTATGCAACGAGTATGGTACTGTTGAGCAAGTTTACAGCGCTGGAAATATTATGACATATCATATACAAATTATACTTCTAAGTTTTGCCGTATTTCTTAGGATTATCTACCTCTTCTAG